Genomic window (Candidatus Tanganyikabacteria bacterium):
CAACTGGAACTTCTACCGGAAGGTCCGGGGCGAGAACGCTCCGCCCACGAACCTCGCGCAGGACCCGGATCTGCGCAGGCATGCGCTCGCCTACGCCGGCAAACTCGTGGCGCACGTGGCGGCCAACGAGCACATCGTGGCATTCCAGGTCGAGAACGAGCCCGGAATGCCTTTCGGGCCCAGGCACGACTACGTGGGCTGGGACTTCGTCCAGGAGGAGGCCAGGGCGATCAGGGCGGCCGACCCGTTCGGGCGGCCACTGGCGATGAACTCGAGCATTCCGCCGCGCGATCAAGAGAAGAAGATGATCTCGTCCGGGCTGTTCTCGCTGGTGGGCTTCGACATCTACCCCAAGCCCGCCGGGAACTTCCTGGGCAAGGACCGCCCGGGCTCGATCGGCGTGGACATGCGCATGAACCGCGCGCCGCGCGCCGCCAAGGCCTTCGCGGAGAAACATGGCCTCGAGACCTACGTGGCCGAGATGCAGGCCGAGCCGTGGACCGTCGTCGGCTGGAATCCCGGGAAGACCATGACCAACTTCCACGCCCAGCGCCGCAACGGGTTCGACATGATCATGCCGTGGAACATCGGCTACGTCTTCAAGGAGCTGAAAAACGGCAACCGGTCCGAATTCGACGCCTGGAAGCAGATTGGCCGGGAGCTGGAAGCCGGCACGCCGCCGCCGCCTCCTCCGGGCCTGCTCGACAAGGCCAGGAGCGTCTGGCGGCACCTGGGCGAACTCTGGACGGGCGTGGATTCAGGGAAGCTATGACGCCTCCGTGGTAACATGGGGGACTTTCCCCTGTGTCCGGAGGCACTTTTGACCGATTCCCCCCAGTCCAAGGTCTTGCCGCGTTCGCTCCGCGAGGAGCTGAAGC
Coding sequences:
- a CDS encoding beta-galactosidase — translated: MEPVAPTRAPRTSQVGTTERVGAPPRLSLGSDALRVTSGPRRVLPANSLGTTYTKHAAQAGGLTHAEAFKLMHEMGVKVVRLGAYWDAIQAKGPDGYDFEEIDEQLALARQYGMKVVLSVGIKSPGWPEAYIPDWAKPKQLIPDKPATLRGKVDAWLGANWNFYRKVRGENAPPTNLAQDPDLRRHALAYAGKLVAHVAANEHIVAFQVENEPGMPFGPRHDYVGWDFVQEEARAIRAADPFGRPLAMNSSIPPRDQEKKMISSGLFSLVGFDIYPKPAGNFLGKDRPGSIGVDMRMNRAPRAAKAFAEKHGLETYVAEMQAEPWTVVGWNPGKTMTNFHAQRRNGFDMIMPWNIGYVFKELKNGNRSEFDAWKQIGRELEAGTPPPPPPGLLDKARSVWRHLGELWTGVDSGKL